The genomic segment CATTCTGGGCCTTCACCTTTGGGATGATCTGAGCAGGTGGTGGCGGGTGCTACCCTCCCCCGGACATGGATTGGTTCTACGCCATCATTTACGGGATCGTCGAGGGCATCACCGAGTTCCTCCCCATCAGCTCGACCGGGCACCTCATCCTCACCGGGAACCTGATGGGGGTGCCGTGGCCCAAGGAAGTGAAGGACGCCTTCGAGGTCGTCATTCAGGGCGGCGCGATCCTGAGCGTACTGGTGTACTACTGGCGGGATTTTCTGAAGGTGCGGCATATCGGTCAGGACCGTGAGCAGCAGACCCTCTGGACCGGCGTGCTGGTCGCCACGATTCCGGCGGTGGTGCTGGGCCTGCTGCTGGGGGACATGATTCAGGAGAACCTGTTCAACCCGGCCGTGGTGGCGTGGGCCTTGATCGTGGGCGGCGTGTTGATGTGGCTGATCGAGAGCCGCCGGGTGCAGCCCGACGTGCATGCCATCG from the Deinococcus sp. NW-56 genome contains:
- a CDS encoding undecaprenyl-diphosphate phosphatase, whose translation is MDWFYAIIYGIVEGITEFLPISSTGHLILTGNLMGVPWPKEVKDAFEVVIQGGAILSVLVYYWRDFLKVRHIGQDREQQTLWTGVLVATIPAVVLGLLLGDMIQENLFNPAVVAWALIVGGVLMWLIESRRVQPDVHAIEEIGVRKSLLIGVLQCLALLWPGFSRSASSILGGMVLGLDRPTATKFSFYLGVPTLGGAALLNLIQDREVIFGEIGLLNVLLGAATSFAVAYLAIGWLLKFVSTNNFKGFAVYRVIVGVVILLLVGAGRL